TTCTGTTGGTTCTGCCTGAAGCTCAATATCTCATCAATTTATTTAGCAGTCTTATTGGGTGGGTAGAACTCGTTCACAAATTtcttgactaattcctcccaagtagtgatggagttCATAGGGAGTGAATTAAGCCAAGTCTGAGCCTCTCCcatcactgagaatggaaacaacagcAGCTTTATTGCTTCCAGTGTCACATTAGGTTGCCTTTGCATGACACATATCGAAAGGAAATTTTTCAGATGCTGCTGAGGATCTTCAATGTATGACCCTGAGAACAGTCCCTTG
This sequence is a window from Nicotiana sylvestris chromosome 3, ASM39365v2, whole genome shotgun sequence. Protein-coding genes within it:
- the LOC138887084 gene encoding uncharacterized protein, encoding MEDEVNNKNNVNDSNNQGVVPLMPKETLYDWTQPTADNLATAITVPYIQAESFQITNKMLHLLQNKGLFSGSYIEDPQQHLKNFLSICVMQRQPNVTLEAIKLLLFPFSVMGEAQTWLNSLPMNSITTWEELVKKFVNEFYPPNKTAK